The following DNA comes from Diadema setosum chromosome 20, eeDiaSeto1, whole genome shotgun sequence.
TTCACCCTCACGACCATCTCTGTCGAAAGGCTGCTGGCAGTGCGCTTTCCCTTCACCTTCAAACGCCTCTTTACGGACCAGCGCACCAAACTGACCCTTGTCCTTATCTGGCTCTTCGCAGCACTCATCAACACTCAGAGCACCTACGTCACTTTCATCCGTGACAACAAATGCGTTGTGGAACCTCCGACGCCGCAATTTCAGCAGTTCATCggcgtcttcttcttcttggttGAGTACCTACTCCCAGTAGTGGCCATGATAACCGCGCACGTTCTCACCATACGCAGCCTGAACAACCGCGCGCAGGCATTGACTACGACCAAAAATCGCAGGAAGCCAGATCTCAAGCTACTCGAGGCGCGTCGCCGCGTGGTGGAAATGCTATTCCTCGTGCTCGTCACGTTCATCATCTGCTGGACTCCCGACCAATTTGGCTTCCTTGCCTTAAGTGTGGGCATCGTAGACTTTTCTCATCTTAACAGTCCCCTCTATCGCACGTTAGTGGTGCTGGCCTTCGTCAATTCCTGCGCGAATCCGGTTATTTACGCGGCGAGGAATATGAACTTCCGGACTGCGCTCAAGGAGCTCTTTAGATTATCAGGTCAAGACGGGATCAAATCCAAAGCAGTGTTTGCCGTGCCTGATGACAGCAGCAAAGCATCTACTGACATGTTAGACAAGTCGGACACTGGAGCCAGCAGCCTGGATGAGCTGGATGACCCCGCTTAATTATCAAAGAAGATCAGTTCACTTTGGTCCAGAACACGTCCGTGAAACAGTGACAAATCATGTTCAGAGATGCTCCGAACAATTTTGAATCTCGAAAAGAAGATTATAATAGATATCAGGCAGCGCAGATGGTGCGCGCACCTATACGAATAGCGTGGAATACAAAATGGTGTAAAATGCGATTTCCCTGACAACCGAAATAAAGATTCACCTATTTGTATAAAAACTACAAATTTGCAAAGTGTTGCAAAGTTGATTACAAGAATAGTGTAGATGAAATGTTTGCCTTGATTTCGTATACAATATTtagaatattttgaaaataatgtaatataCTGAATCaactttttgatatttcatttagCTTGATTTCGTGTACATAATACAAGTAATATCTATTAAAACTATGTTAATGTAATAAACTGATTCAAGAGATTTTTTCACAATActgcatatatatacaaaaatcaAATTGATCCGACTTTACCtccacagtaggcctatataggcaTTCTCGCATCATTATGTGCCTAATTATTacgtatacatacatgcacGTGTTTGTAAATGTTTCACAGGATATCTTTTCAGCGAGTCATATAGATTACACTGTTCATGTATATGAATAACATAAatggataaataaatgaatatgtaggtatgaaaataaacacagcACATATTGTACAGTTTTCTTGTGATTcatcgtttgtttttgttttttaatgtagcTATTAACCTCCTTTCAATATAACTAAAACATATGAACGACAGTAATAGTGCAGTGTTTTGAAAGCGTGTGATTTGCTTATGAATTTGGCTACTGTATTGCGTGCCTGTTACTTTGAACAaactatcataattattttctgtCGAAGCCCCTCTCGACGAGAATGTGTGTATTGTGCTCGTAAATGCTGGTACTTTCTATAGGATGTGATCCTTACTGTTGGAatcttatcccccccccccccccaaaaaaaaaaaaaaaaaaataaataaataaataaataaataaataaaataaaataaaataaaattaaaaaaattaaaaaaataaaaaaattaggAGGATCCGG
Coding sequences within:
- the LOC140243396 gene encoding galanin receptor 2a-like; this encodes MSSADLSTFAPVQTTTSGVHEAMNGSDNDWVRTPMNWQWWRIITLLLSLVGIVGNLLVMLVLFRPRRSRSSTDTLIAGLAVADFFTSIFIFPLPEFERVPSTFGAQFYCRIIFSHVFMWTSICASIFTLTTISVERLLAVRFPFTFKRLFTDQRTKLTLVLIWLFAALINTQSTYVTFIRDNKCVVEPPTPQFQQFIGVFFFLVEYLLPVVAMITAHVLTIRSLNNRAQALTTTKNRRKPDLKLLEARRRVVEMLFLVLVTFIICWTPDQFGFLALSVGIVDFSHLNSPLYRTLVVLAFVNSCANPVIYAARNMNFRTALKELFRLSGQDGIKSKAVFAVPDDSSKASTDMLDKSDTGASSLDELDDPA